One genomic segment of Gottschalkia acidurici 9a includes these proteins:
- a CDS encoding class I SAM-dependent methyltransferase, producing MYKHLNSIISIAKEIIDRTVKKGSIVVDATVGNGQDTIKLAELVGETGKVYGFDIQSIAIKNTKKRLIQENLENRVELINDGHEKIDCYISKEVDFIIFNLGYLPGGDHTIVTRKDSTLEAIKKSLVILKPNGIMLLAVYHGHYEGKVEKRYIDELLKELSQKKFNTLKFEFINQINNPPILYAIEKNMSFLKEMR from the coding sequence TTGTATAAGCATCTCAACAGTATAATAAGTATAGCTAAGGAGATAATTGATAGAACTGTAAAAAAAGGTAGCATAGTGGTAGATGCAACTGTTGGAAATGGTCAAGATACGATAAAATTAGCTGAATTAGTAGGTGAAACTGGAAAGGTATATGGGTTTGATATTCAAAGTATAGCTATAAAAAATACAAAAAAGAGGTTAATACAAGAAAATTTAGAGAATAGGGTAGAATTGATAAATGATGGACATGAAAAAATAGACTGCTATATAAGTAAAGAAGTTGATTTTATAATATTTAACCTAGGATATTTGCCTGGAGGAGACCATACTATAGTTACAAGAAAAGACTCTACATTAGAGGCTATAAAGAAAAGTTTAGTTATACTAAAGCCTAACGGAATTATGCTTCTAGCAGTATATCATGGACACTATGAAGGGAAAGTAGAGAAGAGATATATAGATGAACTACTTAAAGAATTGAGTCAGAAAAAATTTAATACTTTAAAATTTGAGTTTATAAATCAGATAAATAATCCACCAATACTTTATGCCATTGAAAAAAATATGAGCTTTTTAAAGGAAATGAGATAA
- a CDS encoding pseudouridine synthase — protein sequence MRLQKFMAQCGVASRRKSEEIIQEGRVKVNGIIVKELGVSIDSLEDNITVDDKRIKPEGNKVYIALNKPTGYITTVSDQFGRKTVIDLISDIKERVYPIGRLDSDTSGLLLLTNDGDLAYKITHPKHEISKKYIAKVKGIPKEHKLKQFREGLKIDDYITSKAKVKIINEFEGNSILEIEIHEGKNRQVRKMCEKIGHEVIELERIAIGEINLKKIPLGKWRFLEKKEIEYLKRQ from the coding sequence ATGAGGTTACAAAAATTTATGGCTCAATGTGGAGTTGCTTCTAGAAGAAAGTCAGAAGAAATAATCCAAGAAGGAAGAGTTAAAGTAAATGGAATTATAGTTAAAGAACTAGGAGTATCTATAGACTCACTTGAGGATAATATAACTGTAGATGATAAAAGGATAAAACCTGAAGGAAATAAAGTATATATAGCTTTAAATAAACCAACTGGCTATATAACAACCGTTTCAGATCAATTTGGAAGGAAAACGGTAATAGATTTAATAAGTGATATTAAAGAGCGTGTTTATCCAATCGGAAGATTAGATAGTGATACATCTGGTCTACTATTATTAACAAATGATGGAGATCTTGCATATAAAATTACACATCCTAAACATGAAATAAGTAAAAAATATATAGCTAAAGTGAAAGGTATACCTAAAGAGCATAAGCTTAAGCAATTTAGAGAAGGACTCAAGATAGATGATTATATTACATCTAAAGCAAAGGTAAAAATAATTAATGAATTTGAAGGAAACTCTATATTAGAAATAGAAATTCATGAAGGGAAAAATCGACAAGTAAGAAAAATGTGTGAAAAAATAGGTCATGAAGTTATAGAATTAGAAAGAATTGCAATTGGAGAAATTAATCTTAAAAAAATACCACTAGGAAAATGGAGGTTTTTAGAAAAAAAGGAGATAGAGTACTTAAAAAGGCAGTAA
- a CDS encoding NAD(P)/FAD-dependent oxidoreductase: MSEKVAVIGGGPAGMIAAGTAGSLGKSVTIFEKNEKLGRKMFITGKGRCNITNNADIEVLIENVVNNNTFLYSSFYTFTNQDIINLLNNYGVKVKTERGNRVFPESDKSSDVIKALERYLKENNVKIKLNQEVKKIVKNNELFFIEFPNGKIESFDKVIIATGGKSYEQTGSTGDGYVFAKNFNHTIKNLKPALVPCEVKESFIKELQGLSLKNVRIYSYVNNKKVFEDFGEMLFTHYGISGPIVLTMSNYINKYTSNNTNIEIVIDLKPALDEQKLENRIINDFEKYSKKQFKNSLDDLLPIKLIPIIVRLSEIPEDKFVNQITKEERKNLIKLLKGFKLTFSKFRPLNEAIVTSGGVSTLEIDSSTMESKIVSGLYFAGEVIDVDALTGGFNLQIAYSTGYIAGLNC, encoded by the coding sequence TTGTCAGAAAAAGTAGCAGTGATAGGAGGGGGACCAGCAGGAATGATAGCAGCTGGAACCGCAGGATCCCTTGGGAAAAGTGTAACAATATTTGAAAAAAATGAGAAGCTAGGCAGGAAGATGTTTATAACAGGAAAAGGTAGATGTAACATTACAAATAATGCGGATATAGAGGTTCTTATAGAAAATGTAGTTAACAATAATACTTTTTTATATAGCTCATTCTATACTTTCACAAATCAAGATATTATAAATCTTCTAAATAATTACGGAGTAAAGGTAAAGACTGAAAGAGGAAACAGGGTATTTCCTGAAAGTGATAAATCTAGTGATGTAATTAAGGCATTAGAAAGATATTTAAAAGAAAACAATGTAAAAATAAAATTAAATCAAGAAGTAAAAAAAATAGTTAAAAACAATGAATTATTCTTTATAGAATTCCCAAATGGAAAAATAGAAAGTTTTGATAAGGTGATAATAGCTACAGGAGGAAAATCTTATGAGCAAACAGGCTCAACTGGAGATGGTTATGTTTTCGCTAAGAACTTTAATCACACAATAAAGAATTTAAAACCAGCTTTAGTTCCATGTGAAGTTAAAGAATCATTTATAAAAGAGTTACAGGGTCTTTCTCTTAAAAATGTAAGAATATATTCATATGTGAATAATAAAAAAGTGTTTGAAGATTTCGGAGAAATGCTATTTACCCATTATGGTATTTCTGGGCCTATTGTTCTGACTATGAGTAACTATATAAATAAATACACAAGCAATAATACAAATATTGAGATAGTTATAGACTTGAAACCAGCTTTAGATGAGCAAAAGCTAGAGAATAGAATAATAAATGATTTTGAAAAATATTCTAAAAAGCAATTTAAGAATTCTCTAGATGATTTATTACCTATTAAATTGATACCGATAATTGTAAGATTATCAGAAATACCTGAAGATAAATTTGTAAATCAGATAACCAAAGAAGAAAGGAAAAATTTAATTAAACTTTTAAAAGGTTTTAAGTTAACCTTTTCCAAGTTTAGACCTTTGAATGAAGCGATAGTTACTTCGGGAGGAGTATCTACTTTAGAAATTGACTCTTCTACTATGGAATCTAAAATAGTTTCAGGTTTATATTTTGCAGGAGAAGTTATAGATGTAGATGCTCTTACAGGAGGATTTAATCTTCAGATTGCATACTCGACAGGATATATAGCTGGATTAAATTGTTAA
- a CDS encoding FAD-dependent oxidoreductase: MSSFYPLERLRKIRGLESARYEDPYSGGKANSVRYLSIAPRDNKMKVAGLDNLLCGGEKAGLFVGHTEAITTGSLAGHNSVRLSLGMPLLELPRNLAVGDIIAYANESIGTKDGLKKRFTFAGSEFFERMKVTGLYTTNIEEIRKKIDGLNLLGIYEEKLV; this comes from the coding sequence ATGTCTTCATTTTATCCACTTGAAAGATTGAGAAAAATAAGAGGACTAGAAAGTGCTAGATATGAAGATCCTTACTCAGGTGGGAAAGCTAACTCAGTTAGATATCTTTCCATAGCTCCAAGAGATAATAAAATGAAAGTTGCTGGATTAGATAACTTACTGTGTGGTGGAGAAAAAGCAGGTTTATTTGTAGGTCATACTGAAGCAATAACTACAGGAAGTTTAGCAGGGCACAATAGTGTAAGATTAAGTTTAGGAATGCCTCTATTAGAGCTTCCAAGGAATCTTGCAGTAGGAGATATTATTGCTTATGCTAATGAGAGCATAGGTACGAAAGATGGACTTAAGAAAAGATTTACATTTGCGGGTTCAGAATTTTTTGAAAGAATGAAGGTTACAGGATTATATACTACAAACATAGAGGAAATTAGGAAGAAAATAGATGGATTAAATTTACTTGGAATATATGAAGAAAAATTAGTATAA
- the cmk gene encoding (d)CMP kinase has protein sequence MKNISIAIDGPAGAGKSTIAKIIAKKLNIDYIDTGAMYRAFTLKLIKNNIDLEDFKTISSVLNDTSIDFSDNHIYLDGLVVDDEIRNNQISNKVSIVAKIKEVRERLVQLQKDIAKNKDIIMDGRDIGTSVLPNSKYKFFLNASVEERALRRFNELKANSDTVELETIKKEIEKRDEIDKTREISPLIKSHDAIEIDTTNKSIDDVVDTILSIIKKDN, from the coding sequence ATGAAAAATATATCTATAGCTATAGATGGGCCTGCTGGTGCTGGAAAAAGCACAATAGCTAAAATTATAGCTAAAAAACTTAATATTGACTACATAGATACAGGTGCAATGTATAGAGCATTTACACTAAAACTAATTAAAAATAATATAGATTTAGAAGATTTCAAAACTATATCATCTGTACTAAATGACACTTCTATAGACTTTAGCGACAATCATATATATTTAGACGGGTTAGTAGTAGATGATGAAATTAGAAACAATCAAATTAGTAATAAAGTATCCATAGTAGCTAAAATAAAAGAAGTTAGGGAAAGGCTTGTTCAATTACAAAAAGATATAGCTAAGAATAAAGATATAATTATGGATGGACGAGATATAGGAACATCTGTGTTACCTAATTCTAAATATAAATTTTTCTTAAATGCGTCTGTGGAAGAAAGAGCATTAAGGCGATTTAATGAATTAAAAGCTAACTCTGATACAGTTGAACTTGAAACCATAAAAAAAGAAATAGAAAAAAGAGATGAAATAGATAAGACTAGAGAAATATCGCCACTTATCAAGAGTCATGACGCTATAGAAATAGATACAACAAATAAAAGTATCGACGATGTGGTAGATACAATATTAAGTATAATTAAGAAGGATAATTAA
- a CDS encoding GNAT family N-acetyltransferase, translating into MIIARKINSEKEEEVLKNILRQYNINDEHKDNDVTYILLLDDKIVGVCKLTCYHDIGILKYIVIDKKETGQDLGDALLRSALNYCFRNNISRVYYKTIDDYLIKKGFEKNKNYLKNVEHEEEYLLEVNLERFFNRPCKSSGGR; encoded by the coding sequence ATGATCATAGCGAGAAAAATAAACTCAGAAAAAGAAGAAGAAGTTTTAAAAAATATATTAAGGCAGTATAATATAAATGATGAACATAAAGATAACGATGTTACTTATATTTTACTTTTAGATGATAAAATAGTTGGTGTATGTAAGTTAACGTGCTATCATGATATAGGAATATTAAAATATATAGTAATAGACAAAAAAGAAACAGGGCAAGATTTGGGAGATGCGCTATTACGATCTGCTTTAAACTATTGTTTTAGAAATAATATATCTAGAGTTTACTATAAGACAATTGATGATTATTTAATTAAAAAAGGATTTGAAAAAAACAAGAATTACTTAAAGAATGTAGAACACGAGGAAGAATATTTATTAGAAGTCAACTTAGAACGCTTTTTTAACAGACCTTGTAAATCTTCAGGAGGGAGATAG
- a CDS encoding histidine phosphatase family protein, producing the protein MTKLYLLRHGQSEWNILNKVQGQEDTELTDKGIKQAKQAADRLYNEEIDLIYTSDLKRAYETAKIVGNKLKLDINKVEGLREINFGIWQGLNLDEIKKDYEEEYSLWRKEPHKLNLETAEKLSELQDRMLKTVNDLIMRNPNKNILLVSHGTAIKALILGILDIDISKYNKITIGNVGLSIIEFREFSPVIKVLNDTNHVRED; encoded by the coding sequence ATGACCAAATTATATTTACTTAGACATGGACAATCTGAATGGAATATATTAAACAAAGTTCAAGGGCAAGAAGATACTGAATTAACAGATAAAGGTATTAAACAAGCTAAGCAAGCTGCTGATAGGCTGTATAATGAAGAAATAGACTTAATATATACTAGTGATTTAAAACGAGCCTATGAAACTGCTAAGATAGTAGGTAATAAGCTAAAATTAGATATAAACAAAGTTGAAGGACTTAGAGAAATAAACTTTGGAATTTGGCAAGGACTAAACTTAGATGAAATAAAAAAAGACTATGAAGAAGAATACAGTTTATGGAGAAAAGAACCTCATAAGCTAAATCTTGAAACGGCTGAAAAGCTTTCGGAATTACAAGACAGAATGTTGAAAACTGTAAATGATTTAATAATGAGAAACCCTAATAAGAATATATTACTTGTATCTCATGGAACAGCTATAAAAGCATTAATATTAGGTATATTAGATATAGATATTTCAAAATATAATAAAATAACTATTGGAAATGTAGGTTTAAGTATCATAGAATTTAGGGAGTTTTCGCCAGTAATAAAAGTTTTAAATGATACAAATCATGTTAGGGAGGATTAA
- a CDS encoding class I SAM-dependent methyltransferase — MNRDRLRRIWKKEENKVFKGWDFSYLDSRWYDEKLPWNYKKILKEYLKSEYKILDMGTGGGEFLLSLNHPYNKTSVTEMWELNIKVCKEKLAPLGIGVYQIYQDKILPFKDNSFDMIINRHESYDVKEIKRILRPRGIFITQQVGGRNNEILSNRLIKDFNPQFKNISLDNAIYELKENFFNIIYKNEYFPYLHFYDVGSIVYFAKIIEWEFPNFSVDSCFNELYDLYKELKQKSYVESFEHRFIIVCKNIK, encoded by the coding sequence ATGAATCGTGATAGACTTAGAAGAATATGGAAGAAGGAAGAGAATAAGGTTTTTAAAGGATGGGATTTTTCTTATTTAGACAGCAGATGGTATGATGAAAAGCTACCTTGGAACTATAAAAAAATATTAAAAGAGTATTTAAAATCAGAATATAAAATACTTGATATGGGAACAGGTGGAGGAGAATTCTTATTATCTTTAAATCATCCATATAATAAAACTTCAGTTACAGAGATGTGGGAACTTAATATAAAAGTATGTAAGGAAAAACTAGCTCCGCTAGGTATTGGTGTGTACCAAATATACCAAGATAAAATCTTACCTTTTAAAGATAATTCTTTTGACATGATTATAAATAGACATGAATCGTATGATGTAAAAGAAATAAAGAGAATATTAAGGCCTAGAGGTATATTTATTACTCAACAAGTTGGTGGGAGAAATAATGAAATTCTTTCGAATCGGTTAATAAAAGATTTTAACCCGCAATTTAAGAACATTAGCTTAGATAATGCTATATACGAATTAAAAGAAAACTTCTTTAACATCATATATAAGAATGAGTATTTTCCATACTTACATTTTTATGATGTTGGTTCTATTGTATACTTTGCAAAAATCATAGAGTGGGAGTTTCCAAACTTTTCGGTAGATAGTTGCTTTAATGAACTATATGACTTATATAAAGAACTAAAACAAAAGTCATATGTAGAAAGTTTTGAACACAGATTTATTATAGTATGTAAAAATATAAAATAG
- a CDS encoding FAD-dependent oxidoreductase: MTKVIVIGGGWAGCAAALSAKKAGGDVTLIEKTDLLVGLGNVGGIMRNNGRFTATEENILLGASELFNITDKVARHKNIKFPGHDHATLYDVTKVEPEVRRLLEDRGIKVLLEARAMDVIMEDSKLKGIVLADETIVYGDVFIETTGSTGPIGNCLKYGNGCSMCILRCPSYGPRASISSLAGIEDIVGKRGDECYGAFSGSCKLNKDSLSKEVIETLNREGVVILKIPDEDINLEKLNIKVCQQYALKEFAQNVILLDTGHAL, translated from the coding sequence ATGACTAAAGTTATAGTTATTGGAGGAGGATGGGCCGGATGTGCAGCTGCACTAAGTGCTAAAAAAGCTGGTGGTGATGTCACATTAATAGAAAAAACAGATCTTTTAGTAGGACTAGGTAATGTAGGCGGTATAATGAGAAATAATGGTAGATTTACTGCTACAGAAGAAAATATTTTACTGGGTGCTTCTGAACTATTCAATATAACAGATAAAGTAGCTAGACATAAAAATATAAAATTTCCGGGACATGATCATGCCACACTATATGATGTTACTAAAGTAGAACCCGAGGTAAGAAGATTGTTAGAAGACAGAGGTATAAAAGTGCTTCTTGAAGCCAGAGCTATGGACGTTATAATGGAAGATAGTAAATTAAAAGGTATAGTATTAGCAGATGAAACTATAGTATATGGTGATGTATTTATAGAAACTACTGGATCCACGGGGCCAATAGGTAACTGTTTAAAATATGGAAATGGTTGCTCCATGTGCATATTAAGATGTCCTTCATATGGGCCAAGAGCAAGTATTAGTAGTTTAGCTGGAATTGAAGATATAGTTGGAAAAAGAGGAGATGAATGCTATGGTGCGTTTAGTGGATCTTGCAAGTTAAATAAAGATTCATTAAGTAAAGAGGTTATTGAGACCTTAAATAGGGAAGGCGTAGTGATACTAAAAATTCCAGATGAGGATATAAACTTAGAAAAACTTAATATTAAGGTTTGTCAGCAATATGCATTAAAGGAATTCGCACAGAATGTGATCTTACTAGATACTGGTCATGCACTATGA
- a CDS encoding MurR/RpiR family transcriptional regulator: MEEKIDLINLIKEKFEDLSKGQKLIANYIISNYDKAAFMTAARLGQVVGISESTVVRFANTMGYDGYPNLQSELQELIKSKLTTVQRLSMSQDDYSNKNIGVRKILKTDMENIRHTIDDIDTEIFEEVVNSILKAKKVYILGLRSSNALSSYLGFYLGVILDDVKVVNLGISDIFEQLIRVTKDDVVIGISYPRYSRRTLDALKYVRDQGCKVIGITDSEASPITSIAHLTLFARNNMVSFVDSLVAPMSLINALIVSIGMRVKNEVAEYFQELENIWEEYNIYDRKL, translated from the coding sequence ATGGAAGAGAAAATTGACTTAATAAATTTAATTAAAGAAAAGTTTGAGGACTTAAGTAAAGGCCAAAAACTTATAGCAAATTATATAATATCTAACTATGATAAGGCAGCATTTATGACAGCGGCAAGATTAGGTCAAGTAGTAGGAATAAGTGAATCTACAGTAGTAAGATTTGCTAATACAATGGGATATGATGGTTACCCTAATCTTCAAAGTGAATTACAAGAGTTAATAAAAAGTAAGTTAACTACTGTACAGAGATTAAGTATGTCTCAAGATGACTATTCTAACAAAAATATAGGTGTAAGGAAAATACTAAAGACTGATATGGAGAACATAAGACATACTATAGATGATATAGATACCGAGATATTTGAAGAGGTAGTTAATAGTATTCTTAAAGCAAAAAAAGTTTATATATTAGGTCTTCGTAGCTCTAATGCACTTTCTTCATATCTAGGATTTTACTTAGGTGTAATATTGGATGATGTAAAGGTAGTGAACTTAGGAATAAGTGATATATTTGAACAACTTATAAGAGTCACTAAAGATGATGTGGTTATAGGTATAAGTTATCCAAGGTATTCGAGGAGAACCTTGGATGCATTGAAATATGTCAGAGATCAGGGATGCAAAGTCATAGGAATAACTGATAGTGAGGCGTCTCCTATAACGAGTATTGCACACTTAACATTATTTGCAAGGAACAATATGGTTTCCTTTGTAGATTCATTGGTAGCTCCGATGAGTCTTATAAATGCATTAATAGTTTCAATAGGTATGAGAGTAAAGAATGAGGTGGCGGAATACTTTCAAGAACTAGAAAATATATGGGAAGAATATAATATATATGATAGAAAGCTATAG
- a CDS encoding sulfide/dihydroorotate dehydrogenase-like FAD/NAD-binding protein, whose protein sequence is MKHRLECIDAGSEYCPCYLAETNDCITCSHLQGKEFCECNWRGICIYQEYVMNGCKRKKQRESNVAKVEEIKNISDNCIILKLKVNNTLARQLKEPGAYVFLRGEELPHYFDTPMSIMDVDEVNGYIYIAYQILGSKTKKLEKDREEYLVRGPYWNGLYGMKNLKKVSNKECLVVVKGIAQAPAILVVKKLLKNQNNVTFIVDKGAIGDVFIKDFIKGLNMKTIETNLQSSSGEMLIKNILKNNDIGLVYSGGSDVLHSSIIRMIDETKKDPFIVVTNNNEICCGEGVCGGCTIRLADGVRAKSCKTQLDARKVIERRVLND, encoded by the coding sequence TTGAAACATAGACTAGAATGCATTGATGCAGGAAGTGAATATTGTCCTTGTTACTTAGCTGAAACAAATGATTGTATAACGTGCTCACACTTACAAGGAAAGGAATTTTGTGAGTGTAATTGGAGGGGAATATGCATATATCAGGAATATGTTATGAATGGTTGTAAGAGGAAAAAGCAAAGGGAGTCTAATGTTGCTAAAGTAGAGGAGATAAAAAATATAAGTGACAATTGCATTATATTAAAACTTAAAGTAAATAACACATTAGCAAGACAATTGAAGGAACCTGGTGCTTATGTTTTTTTAAGAGGAGAAGAGTTACCACATTATTTCGATACTCCAATGTCTATAATGGATGTAGATGAAGTAAATGGATATATATATATAGCGTATCAAATATTGGGATCTAAAACAAAGAAACTTGAGAAGGATAGAGAAGAGTATCTAGTTAGAGGACCTTACTGGAATGGATTATATGGAATGAAAAACTTAAAGAAAGTATCAAACAAGGAATGTCTTGTAGTAGTAAAAGGAATTGCACAAGCACCAGCAATACTGGTAGTAAAGAAATTACTTAAGAACCAAAATAATGTGACGTTTATCGTGGATAAAGGAGCTATAGGAGATGTGTTTATAAAGGATTTTATAAAAGGTTTAAATATGAAAACTATAGAAACAAATCTCCAGAGTAGTAGTGGTGAAATGTTAATTAAGAATATCCTAAAAAATAATGATATAGGATTAGTTTATAGTGGCGGATCTGATGTACTTCACAGTTCAATAATAAGAATGATTGATGAAACTAAAAAAGATCCATTTATAGTAGTTACTAATAATAATGAAATTTGTTGCGGGGAAGGAGTTTGCGGTGGATGTACTATAAGGCTAGCAGATGGAGTAAGAGCAAAATCTTGTAAAACGCAATTAGATGCAAGAAAAGTAATAGAGAGGAGAGTTCTTAATGACTAA
- a CDS encoding accessory gene regulator B family protein → MNGIIKLFAYKIYKHTDKYNKDKHDKDEWREVLEYIVYRIMTFTLLITMLVILSNLFTIDNDIYVFTISFLILKRKFGGMHLESEVGCFILSLIFPLIVYFLFKNTHTQSEILIIMSITSAFMLAKIGTVDNVVRKLKKEHKLKLQKQGIIVLIIMLSINLYTNNQFISLALIFTVINCLIGKIQYIKKIAGHEKK, encoded by the coding sequence ATGAATGGAATTATTAAACTATTTGCATATAAAATATATAAACATACCGATAAATATAACAAAGATAAACATGATAAAGACGAATGGAGAGAAGTGTTAGAATATATAGTTTATAGAATCATGACATTTACTCTACTTATAACAATGCTAGTTATATTATCAAATCTATTTACAATAGATAATGATATATATGTATTTACTATTAGCTTTTTAATTTTAAAAAGAAAGTTTGGTGGAATGCATCTAGAAAGTGAAGTGGGATGTTTTATATTAAGTCTAATATTTCCACTCATCGTATATTTCTTATTTAAAAATACTCATACCCAAAGCGAAATTCTTATAATTATGAGCATTACTTCTGCTTTCATGCTGGCTAAAATAGGAACGGTAGATAATGTAGTGAGAAAGCTAAAGAAAGAACATAAATTAAAGTTACAAAAACAGGGGATTATAGTCCTAATAATAATGTTATCAATAAATTTATATACAAATAATCAGTTTATATCTTTAGCGCTAATTTTTACAGTAATAAACTGCTTAATTGGTAAAATTCAATATATTAAAAAAATTGCAGGACATGAGAAAAAATAA
- a CDS encoding recombinase family protein: protein MKRVAIYSRKSKFTGKGDSIENQIEMCKSFATRQLGEDLKFICYEDEGFSGGNTDRPQFKKLMKDARNEEFDVLVCYRLDRISRNVADFSVLVEKLQSLKIDFISIREQFDTSTPMGRAMMYIASVFAQLERETIAERIKDNMIELAKNGRWTGGRIPLGFNSEKVVYIDNKGSKKEKSLLIIDEKEMNFVKFLYEKYLELGSLHKLEIYMHENNIKSTNGIIYEKSTLKIILQNPVYVKSSNKVIDYLLKNNWEIYGEPDGMHSLLTYNKTENISRGGKSVKLVNTTGKRFAAVSKIKGALEPDLWLKVQEQFDINRDKFPRLGKTHNVLLTGKIRCGYCDSYMTVQHGRVSKVTGEKVFYYVCSLKKKSRKKLCDNKNANASELDDLVIASLKKLAEEKNEYICKLKSKNKEILTNSKSELEKVTIENTLKEKKLQIDNLVNKLSINTSIDEILMDKIKSLKEECNGLSKKLKNIDSETKDIEMEQLDISFISSILNRCALIDKLSREEQKQLINALIDTIYWYGDKKKIRIKFIGTSTDPDSNYGDFSTREYTIDELEQLNSELFFCS, encoded by the coding sequence TTGAAAAGAGTTGCTATATACTCCCGTAAATCTAAGTTTACAGGAAAAGGAGATAGTATTGAAAATCAAATTGAAATGTGTAAAAGCTTTGCTACTAGACAGTTAGGTGAAGATCTTAAATTTATATGTTATGAAGATGAAGGATTCTCTGGTGGGAATACTGATAGACCTCAGTTTAAAAAATTAATGAAAGACGCTAGAAATGAAGAGTTTGATGTTCTAGTGTGCTATAGATTAGATAGAATAAGTAGGAATGTTGCTGACTTTTCTGTCCTAGTTGAAAAATTGCAATCTCTTAAAATAGATTTTATTTCTATAAGGGAGCAGTTCGATACCTCTACACCTATGGGAAGAGCTATGATGTATATCGCTAGTGTATTTGCACAGTTAGAAAGAGAGACTATTGCTGAACGCATAAAAGACAATATGATTGAGCTTGCTAAGAATGGAAGATGGACAGGTGGTAGAATACCATTAGGATTTAATTCTGAAAAAGTAGTATATATAGATAACAAAGGATCTAAAAAAGAAAAATCTCTTTTAATTATAGATGAAAAAGAAATGAATTTTGTTAAGTTCCTATATGAAAAATACTTAGAGTTAGGTAGTTTACATAAACTTGAAATCTATATGCATGAAAACAATATAAAATCAACAAATGGTATAATATATGAGAAATCTACATTAAAAATAATTCTTCAAAATCCTGTATATGTGAAATCTAGTAATAAAGTAATTGACTACCTATTGAAAAATAATTGGGAAATATATGGAGAGCCTGATGGTATGCACTCACTACTAACCTACAATAAAACTGAAAATATTAGTAGAGGTGGTAAAAGTGTTAAGTTAGTAAACACTACTGGCAAAAGATTTGCGGCCGTCAGCAAAATAAAGGGAGCTTTAGAACCCGATCTATGGTTAAAAGTGCAAGAACAGTTTGATATAAATAGAGATAAGTTTCCACGACTCGGAAAAACTCACAATGTACTTTTAACAGGTAAAATACGATGTGGCTATTGTGACAGTTATATGACTGTTCAGCATGGAAGAGTGTCTAAGGTTACAGGTGAAAAAGTATTTTACTATGTATGCTCTCTTAAAAAAAAATCTCGAAAAAAGCTATGTGATAATAAGAATGCTAATGCTTCAGAGTTAGATGATTTAGTTATAGCTAGCCTTAAAAAACTTGCCGAAGAAAAGAATGAATACATATGTAAATTGAAATCTAAAAATAAAGAAATCCTAACTAATAGTAAAAGTGAATTAGAAAAAGTCACAATCGAAAATACTTTGAAGGAAAAGAAACTTCAGATAGATAATTTAGTTAATAAGCTCTCTATAAATACTAGTATAGATGAGATACTTATGGATAAAATAAAATCATTAAAAGAAGAATGTAATGGCCTTAGCAAGAAATTAAAAAATATAGATAGTGAAACAAAAGATATAGAAATGGAACAATTAGATATTAGTTTTATTTCAAGTATATTAAATAGATGTGCTTTAATTGATAAACTTTCTAGAGAAGAACAAAAACAACTAATAAATGCTTTAATAGACACTATATATTGGTACGGTGATAAGAAAAAAATAAGAATTAAATTTATAGGTACTAGTACGGATCCTGATAGCAATTATGGTGATTTTTCCACAAGGGAGTATACAATTGATGAACTGGAGCAACTCAATTCAGAGTTGTTCTTTTGTTCATAG